The following are from one region of the Variovorax sp. V213 genome:
- the opgC gene encoding OpgC domain-containing protein, producing the protein MKRYWEIDALRGLMLVLMTVTHLPTRLTDPLGQPFGFVSAAEGFVLLSAFVAGLVYSRIGYLRGVDSMRQAFWRRVVKVYLCQAAILLFLFTVIAALGLHIDQPAVKNLVSYYLAEPRDGFLFGLLLIYEPALLDILPMYIFFMLMSPWVLAFAMRHGWTLVMGASALLWALAQFGLSEWIYELAQRHLGLPVPFHEMGAFNTYAWQFLWFSGLCLGASRNMPDARPLRFPAWLWMPALGIALYGFWWRHHGINGQAPFGGDVELNLLFDKWQLGPLRIVNLVALGILAVRFGPWFMRKIPRLHWLEAMGSASLPVFCAHLVAVLLVLAFYGDSQTARPWWGDGLLLLAVFAGMYAVARFTRGADVPPPADDMPTEPQRA; encoded by the coding sequence ACCCACCTGCCGACGCGCCTCACGGACCCGCTGGGCCAGCCCTTCGGTTTCGTCTCGGCTGCGGAAGGCTTCGTGCTGTTGTCGGCCTTCGTGGCCGGGCTGGTCTACAGCCGCATCGGCTACCTGCGCGGCGTCGACTCGATGCGCCAGGCCTTCTGGCGGCGCGTGGTCAAGGTGTATCTCTGCCAGGCAGCGATCCTGCTGTTTCTCTTCACCGTGATCGCGGCGCTGGGGCTGCACATCGACCAGCCGGCCGTGAAGAACCTGGTGTCGTACTACCTCGCGGAGCCGCGCGACGGCTTCCTGTTCGGCTTGCTGCTCATCTACGAGCCCGCGCTGCTCGACATCCTGCCGATGTATATCTTCTTCATGCTGATGAGCCCTTGGGTGCTGGCCTTTGCCATGCGGCACGGCTGGACGCTGGTGATGGGCGCCAGCGCCCTGCTGTGGGCACTGGCGCAGTTCGGCCTGAGCGAATGGATCTACGAGCTGGCGCAGCGCCACCTGGGGCTGCCGGTTCCGTTCCACGAAATGGGCGCCTTCAACACCTACGCCTGGCAGTTCCTGTGGTTTTCGGGCCTGTGCCTCGGCGCCAGCCGCAACATGCCCGACGCGCGGCCGCTGCGTTTTCCGGCCTGGCTGTGGATGCCGGCGCTGGGCATTGCGCTCTATGGCTTCTGGTGGCGCCACCACGGCATCAACGGCCAGGCGCCGTTCGGCGGCGACGTCGAACTGAACCTGCTGTTCGACAAGTGGCAGCTGGGGCCGCTGCGCATCGTCAACCTGGTGGCGCTGGGCATCCTGGCGGTGCGCTTCGGGCCATGGTTCATGCGCAAGATACCGCGCCTGCACTGGCTCGAGGCCATGGGCTCGGCCTCGCTGCCGGTGTTCTGCGCGCACCTGGTGGCGGTACTGCTGGTGCTGGCGTTCTATGGCGACAGCCAGACTGCGCGCCCCTGGTGGGGCGACGGCCTGCTGCTGCTCGCGGTGTTCGCGGGCATGTACGCGGTGGCGCGTTTCACGCGCGGGGCCGACGTGCCGCCGCCGGCGGACGATATGCCTACCGAGCCGCAGCGGGCTTGA
- a CDS encoding RNA polymerase sigma factor, with protein sequence MTAPSPDAELISLIDRIGRRDEAALRLLYDRTAPKLMGLAMRVVRQREWAEDVLQESFMTVWRVAGDYRGTLSPPLAWLGLIVRSRSLDLLRRRTADRAQLTQEFDELMAETMESDAPNPADTADASEQAWALHQCLSQLEARQREVVSLAYLRELSHGELAEQLKLPLGTVKTWIRRGLEKLRLCMGRFA encoded by the coding sequence ATGACAGCACCCAGCCCCGACGCCGAACTGATCTCGCTGATCGATCGCATCGGCCGCCGCGACGAGGCCGCGCTGCGTCTGCTCTACGACCGGACGGCGCCCAAGCTCATGGGCCTGGCGATGCGGGTCGTGCGGCAGCGCGAGTGGGCCGAGGACGTGCTGCAGGAATCGTTCATGACGGTCTGGCGCGTGGCCGGCGACTACCGCGGCACGCTGAGCCCGCCGCTCGCCTGGCTGGGGCTGATCGTGCGCAGCCGCTCGCTCGACCTGCTGCGCCGCCGCACCGCCGACCGCGCCCAGCTCACGCAGGAGTTCGACGAGCTGATGGCCGAGACGATGGAATCCGATGCGCCCAATCCGGCCGACACGGCCGACGCCAGCGAGCAGGCCTGGGCGCTGCACCAGTGCCTGAGCCAGCTCGAGGCCCGCCAGCGCGAGGTCGTGAGCCTGGCCTACCTGCGCGAACTGAGCCACGGCGAGCTGGCCGAGCAGCTCAAGCTGCCGCTCGGCACGGTCAAGACCTGGATCCGGCGCGGGCTCGAAAAACTGCGCCTGTGCATGGGGCGCTTCGCCTAG
- a CDS encoding anti-sigma factor: MNLIAHPELLELLAASHALGTLRGGARRRFETLAREQAPVRAAALVWQSRLASMTELQSPVVPDAAVWTRIRNMIDAEQAQHAIERQRGAAPDASAAQGGWLRSLALWRGAAAAGALATVMAVVVGLNLRDQLQNAPAIQYVAVLSDDKATASMLVTFDPRKRQLVLQRVGSYSEGADKSLQLWALPPGGAPRSLGVLDNAPALRLAASESDVHAVPTLAVTLEAKGGVPPGSGPKGPIVFKGALIEKTI, encoded by the coding sequence ATGAACCTCATCGCCCACCCCGAACTGCTCGAGCTGCTGGCCGCGAGCCATGCGCTCGGCACGCTGCGCGGCGGCGCCCGCAGGCGTTTCGAGACCCTGGCGCGCGAGCAGGCGCCCGTGCGCGCCGCGGCACTGGTGTGGCAGAGCCGGCTCGCGAGCATGACCGAGCTGCAAAGCCCGGTCGTCCCCGACGCCGCGGTGTGGACCCGCATCCGCAACATGATCGACGCCGAGCAGGCACAGCACGCCATCGAGCGACAACGCGGTGCGGCCCCCGACGCCTCGGCGGCGCAGGGCGGCTGGCTGCGCAGCCTGGCGCTCTGGCGCGGCGCCGCCGCGGCTGGTGCGCTTGCCACGGTCATGGCGGTGGTGGTCGGGCTGAACCTGCGCGACCAGCTGCAGAACGCGCCGGCGATCCAGTACGTGGCAGTGCTGTCCGACGACAAGGCCACCGCCTCGATGCTCGTGACCTTCGATCCCAGGAAGCGGCAACTGGTGCTGCAGCGCGTGGGCAGCTACAGCGAAGGCGCCGACAAGTCGCTGCAGCTCTGGGCCCTGCCGCCGGGCGGCGCTCCGCGCTCGCTCGGCGTGCTCGACAATGCACCGGCGCTGCGGCTGGCTGCGTCAGAATCCGATGTCCACGCCGTGCCGACCCTGGCCGTTACGTTGGAAGCCAAGGGCGGCGTGCCACCCGGCAGCGGACCGAAGGGCCCCATCGTGTTCAAGGGCGCCCTGATTGAGAAAACCATCTGA
- a CDS encoding SGNH/GDSL hydrolase family protein → MKSALLAAALLTAALASHAQTASAAFPYEADGSTAADASSEYLAAKARWHNELAAFARADQQQFPPPGGVVFVGSSTVRMWTRLAQDFAHVPGGVVNRGFGGSTLADCSLFARELVVRYKPRQVMVYAGDNDLAEGRTPLQVLESFARFANTVRAELPNTRISFISVKPSPSREHLMPQIRETNHVVSAYLNLLPNSEYIDIHTPMLGADGRPRPELFRGDKLHMTDEGYRLWQSVIAAHLPGAVPAPIAPPAPAPGASLP, encoded by the coding sequence ATGAAATCCGCGCTGCTCGCGGCCGCACTATTGACGGCCGCGCTTGCCTCGCATGCCCAGACCGCTTCGGCCGCCTTCCCCTACGAGGCCGACGGCTCCACCGCCGCGGACGCATCCTCCGAATACCTCGCCGCCAAGGCGCGCTGGCACAACGAACTCGCCGCCTTCGCCCGGGCCGACCAACAGCAGTTTCCGCCCCCTGGCGGCGTGGTGTTCGTTGGCAGCTCCACGGTGCGCATGTGGACCCGCCTCGCGCAGGATTTCGCCCACGTACCCGGCGGCGTGGTCAACCGCGGCTTCGGCGGCTCGACGCTGGCCGACTGCAGCCTGTTTGCCCGCGAGCTGGTGGTGCGCTACAAGCCCCGGCAGGTGATGGTGTACGCCGGCGACAACGACCTGGCCGAAGGCCGAACGCCACTGCAGGTGCTCGAGAGCTTCGCGCGCTTTGCCAACACGGTGCGTGCCGAACTGCCGAACACGCGCATCAGCTTCATCTCGGTCAAGCCCAGCCCCTCGCGCGAACACCTGATGCCGCAGATCCGCGAGACCAACCATGTGGTTTCGGCGTACCTCAATCTGCTGCCCAACAGCGAATACATCGACATCCACACGCCGATGCTCGGCGCCGATGGACGGCCGCGGCCGGAACTGTTTCGCGGGGACAAGCTGCACATGACGGACGAGGGCTACCGGCTGTGGCAATCGGTCATCGCTGCGCACTTGCCGGGAGCGGTGCCGGCGCCAATTGCCCCACCGGCGCCAGCGCCGGGGGCGTCGCTGCCCTGA